In Reichenbachiella agarivorans, one genomic interval encodes:
- a CDS encoding TolC family protein — MNKYIILSILILGITAKSWAQAVLSKSDAVSIALENNFDIRAAINDQEVAENNASILNSGYLPTVTGTAATNYSISNSNLTFSDGSDTTINGANSYGTNGQVRLDYTVFDGFGRMYNYKILQMNYDLSELQARLVMENTLINLFTGYYEIARLTENEQTQKETLDISRERLQRAKYSFDYGQNTNLDVLNAEVDYNTDSINYLTITQQLRNQKRTLNLMMGRDVRIEFEVDTTLTFDDILYSTIEEHAKVYNATVLQEKNRLTSSQYSIQVAKSSIIPKIGINGSYGHNYNHNAPGNFLSELNSTTGTVGASLSWNIFDGGKSNIQRQNSRLAYENQKISLERAELTLETQLQNAWTLYQTALFVMQAESKNLDTNQLNFNRSKEQYELGQITSIEFRQAQFNLLTASLNFNQAKYSAKNAELALLQLSGSLLNASF; from the coding sequence ATGAATAAATATATAATCCTAAGTATCCTGATTCTTGGCATCACTGCCAAGAGTTGGGCGCAAGCGGTCCTGAGTAAATCTGATGCGGTGTCTATTGCACTGGAAAACAATTTTGACATTCGTGCAGCAATCAATGACCAAGAAGTAGCCGAAAACAACGCCAGTATCTTGAACAGTGGGTATTTGCCTACTGTCACCGGGACTGCTGCAACCAACTATTCGATTTCCAATTCTAATCTTACATTTAGCGACGGCTCTGATACGACTATCAATGGTGCTAATAGTTATGGCACCAACGGTCAGGTAAGGTTGGACTACACAGTATTCGATGGGTTTGGTAGAATGTACAACTACAAAATTCTACAAATGAATTATGATTTGAGCGAACTCCAGGCACGTCTAGTGATGGAAAACACCCTCATCAATCTCTTTACAGGATACTATGAGATCGCAAGGTTGACAGAAAATGAGCAAACGCAGAAGGAGACCCTAGACATCTCTCGTGAACGTCTCCAAAGAGCCAAATACAGCTTTGACTATGGTCAAAACACCAATCTGGATGTACTCAATGCAGAGGTAGACTACAACACAGACAGTATCAACTACCTGACTATTACGCAACAACTCCGCAACCAAAAGAGAACCCTCAATCTCATGATGGGAAGAGATGTACGGATAGAGTTTGAGGTAGATACGACATTGACCTTCGATGACATACTATACAGTACCATAGAAGAGCATGCAAAAGTGTACAATGCGACGGTCTTGCAAGAAAAAAACCGCTTGACCAGTAGTCAGTACAGTATCCAAGTGGCCAAGTCATCCATCATACCAAAGATTGGAATCAATGGATCGTATGGGCACAACTACAACCACAACGCCCCAGGCAATTTTTTGAGTGAGTTGAATTCTACTACTGGGACGGTCGGAGCATCTCTATCATGGAATATATTTGACGGAGGAAAATCGAATATTCAACGACAAAACAGCAGGTTGGCGTACGAAAACCAAAAAATATCACTCGAAAGAGCAGAACTGACTTTGGAGACACAGCTACAAAATGCCTGGACACTCTACCAAACAGCACTCTTTGTGATGCAGGCTGAAAGCAAAAACCTGGACACCAATCAGTTAAATTTTAATCGATCCAAAGAACAATATGAATTGGGTCAGATTACCTCCATTGAATTCAGACAAGCACAGTTCAACCTACTCACTGCAAGTCTCAACTTCAATCAGGCTAAATACAGTGCAAAAAATGCAGAACTTGCCCTACTACAGTTGAGTGGCAGCTTGCTCAATGCCAGCTTTTAA
- a CDS encoding D-alanyl-D-alanine carboxypeptidase/D-alanyl-D-alanine-endopeptidase — translation MKFIPSLSVAILLLLTSCATLKTKVTNKKVIKAIEKDEVYDTHFTGFVLHDPSSHENLIEINADRFFTPASNTKLTTLYACLLNLGDSIPGLKYEIQNDTLYFTGTGDPSFLNPDFPNQPVFDFLRQSKYTLVYVEPRFLDDTQAAGWAWEDYEYYFQPERNGFPIYGNTLHFVYDSISNHFDIEPPFFSDYVTLYPTYDKSYKHARDLTANIFHFAPDTTRAAYKNRIPFKTSDEMTFALLEDTLRRSLGRIAFYEFQQPLFKYAIESKDLYALMLKRSDNFIAEQLIYVTTQEMGLEMSFAALSQHVMLRELDPLRSQVEWKDGSGLSRYNLATPTFMIELLQLILQEITMDELKALLPAGGKEGTMKDWYQPAQGQEPYIYAKTGTLSNIHNLTGIIQTKSGKNLLFTYMNNNYKGGSYPVKRHMQKVLTLIRDKY, via the coding sequence ATGAAATTCATTCCTTCTCTCAGTGTTGCCATACTTCTACTTCTCACCTCTTGCGCTACACTCAAGACCAAGGTTACCAACAAGAAAGTCATCAAGGCAATAGAGAAAGATGAAGTCTACGATACCCACTTCACAGGTTTTGTACTACATGATCCTAGCAGCCACGAAAATCTCATTGAGATCAATGCTGATCGGTTTTTTACTCCAGCCTCCAATACCAAACTTACCACCCTGTACGCCTGTTTGCTCAACCTAGGTGATTCCATCCCTGGGCTGAAGTACGAAATCCAAAACGACACCTTGTATTTTACTGGAACTGGCGACCCTAGCTTCCTCAATCCAGATTTTCCGAATCAACCTGTTTTCGATTTTCTTCGCCAGTCCAAATACACGCTTGTCTATGTTGAACCTCGATTTTTAGACGACACACAGGCAGCAGGTTGGGCTTGGGAGGATTATGAATATTATTTTCAGCCTGAGCGAAACGGCTTCCCAATTTACGGCAACACATTGCACTTCGTCTATGACTCCATTTCGAATCATTTCGATATTGAACCTCCGTTTTTTTCAGATTATGTGACGCTGTATCCGACCTATGACAAAAGCTACAAACATGCCCGAGATCTCACCGCCAACATCTTTCACTTTGCACCAGACACGACTCGTGCAGCATATAAAAACCGGATTCCATTCAAGACTTCCGATGAAATGACCTTTGCACTGCTGGAAGACACACTCCGTCGTTCCTTGGGTCGTATTGCATTTTATGAATTTCAACAACCCCTTTTCAAATATGCAATTGAGAGCAAAGACCTTTACGCATTGATGCTCAAGCGCAGCGACAATTTCATCGCAGAACAACTTATCTATGTAACCACACAAGAAATGGGACTAGAAATGTCCTTTGCAGCATTGAGTCAGCATGTCATGCTCCGAGAACTTGACCCTCTGAGATCTCAAGTGGAATGGAAAGATGGCTCAGGCCTATCCAGATACAACCTTGCTACTCCTACTTTCATGATTGAGCTCCTCCAATTGATTTTGCAAGAAATAACCATGGATGAACTCAAAGCACTCTTGCCCGCAGGAGGAAAAGAAGGTACGATGAAAGATTGGTATCAACCAGCACAAGGACAAGAGCCCTACATATACGCCAAGACTGGCACCTTGAGCAACATCCACAACCTGACAGGTATCATCCAAACCAAATCTGGCAAGAACCTACTCTTCACCTACATGAACAACAACTACAAGGGCGGTTCATATCCAGTGAAACGACACATGCAAAAAGTATTGACCCTGATCAGAGACAAATACTAA
- a CDS encoding MarR family winged helix-turn-helix transcriptional regulator, producing MAKKKIIIEDSILSLMGKTMKALHYFIGDSFHSYGIELTRAQFVLLKVLSTHEGIVQNDLAFITNRDKTSLARLLSTMEKKELLRRESSETDKRTNLVHITSKGEEALKMAHPIIKDALKVIQSNISEQELTTTIEVLKKIRKNINADELTMPYQN from the coding sequence ATGGCAAAGAAAAAAATTATCATAGAAGATTCTATACTCTCTTTGATGGGTAAAACCATGAAGGCGCTGCACTACTTCATTGGAGATAGCTTCCACTCATATGGTATCGAACTGACCCGTGCACAGTTTGTTTTGCTCAAAGTACTCAGTACACACGAAGGCATCGTACAAAATGACCTGGCATTTATAACCAACAGAGATAAAACTTCGTTGGCAAGATTGCTCAGCACCATGGAAAAGAAAGAACTCCTGCGAAGGGAAAGTTCCGAAACAGACAAACGTACCAACCTGGTACATATCACCAGCAAGGGTGAAGAAGCTCTGAAAATGGCGCACCCCATCATCAAGGATGCACTCAAAGTCATTCAATCCAATATTTCAGAACAAGAATTAACAACAACTATAGAAGTATTAAAAAAAATTAGAAAGAACATCAATGCTGATGAACTCACTATGCCCTATCAGAATTAA
- a CDS encoding efflux RND transporter periplasmic adaptor subunit: MNRKITIVLGVALIVAGIFGAKKIAGSKKEFTKVSEKSISTIFTEKVKNGSQAIHIIESGRLTAKTKAELYAEVQGVMQATSKEFKAGVRYSKGQVLINIRSNESYAKLQAQKSTLQNLITSILPDLRLDYPDAYKKWNDYVVNFDLDKTIAPLPETTTDKEKYFITGKNIYTTYYNTKNLEIIQSKYQIRAPFNGVLTETLVNPGTVIRTGQKLGEFIDPAVYELEIAISHSMVSALAPGQNVKITAPGVTDKTWTGKVARINGKVDATTQTVLIFIDVKGENLKEGLYLEAHIEGQKLDNVYEVDRKLLIEGSKLYTVVDHKLVLVPITIMHKTQSTVIVSGLADNTEIASKIIPGAYEGMEVKISSENKQ; the protein is encoded by the coding sequence ATGAACAGAAAAATTACAATCGTACTAGGAGTCGCCCTGATAGTTGCAGGGATATTTGGCGCGAAAAAAATCGCAGGAAGCAAGAAGGAATTTACCAAAGTAAGTGAGAAATCCATCTCAACCATCTTTACCGAAAAGGTAAAAAATGGTAGTCAAGCCATTCATATCATAGAAAGCGGACGACTCACCGCCAAAACGAAAGCGGAATTGTATGCGGAAGTACAAGGAGTCATGCAAGCTACCAGCAAAGAGTTCAAAGCAGGCGTCAGATACAGCAAAGGACAGGTACTCATCAACATTCGTAGCAATGAGTCCTATGCCAAACTACAAGCCCAAAAAAGCACCTTGCAAAATCTGATAACAAGCATTTTGCCAGACTTGAGACTTGACTATCCAGATGCCTACAAAAAATGGAATGACTATGTGGTCAACTTTGACCTAGACAAAACAATAGCGCCTTTGCCAGAAACAACCACTGACAAAGAAAAGTATTTCATCACTGGCAAAAACATCTATACGACCTACTACAACACCAAAAACTTGGAGATCATCCAAAGCAAATATCAGATTAGAGCTCCTTTCAATGGCGTATTGACAGAGACCCTGGTGAATCCAGGCACAGTGATCCGTACTGGACAAAAACTGGGTGAATTCATAGACCCTGCTGTCTATGAGCTGGAAATCGCCATCAGTCATTCGATGGTCAGTGCATTGGCTCCAGGCCAAAACGTAAAAATCACAGCACCTGGGGTCACCGACAAAACTTGGACAGGGAAGGTTGCCAGAATCAACGGCAAGGTGGATGCTACCACCCAAACCGTATTGATATTTATCGATGTAAAAGGAGAAAATCTCAAAGAAGGCCTCTACCTAGAAGCACACATCGAAGGGCAAAAACTAGACAACGTATATGAAGTAGACAGAAAACTACTCATAGAAGGCTCAAAGCTATATACAGTGGTAGATCACAAGTTGGTGTTGGTACCAATCACCATCATGCACAAAACACAAAGCACAGTCATCGTGTCTGGATTGGCTGACAATACGGAGATTGCATCCAAAATTATCCCAGGTGCTTATGAAGGCATGGAAGTCAAAATATCAAGCGAAAACAAACAATAA
- a CDS encoding efflux RND transporter permease subunit, whose product MQKIIDHFIKYPVAGWVIVIAFVFLGLTGLFNMKSSFFPLVESRNITITVNYPGASPQEMEEGIVLKIEDNIRGLVGIDRFTSTSSENSASILIEVIKGYDIDAVLADVKNAVDRIPSFPVGMEPAVVSKGIFITEAVSMTLSGENVPLTSLKSIARDIETDLKNTEGISQVEVMGYPEEEIEIALSEDKLRAYDLTFEEVARAVSSTNILVTGGTIKTSTEEYLIRVSNRVYHGDELDHLIVKASENGDVIRLSDIADVKDRWSETPDRLYFNGKQAVRIRVNATISEDLIDAATKTKAYITEFNATNDNVKIDITRDSSTTVLQRSQLLFENGIVGMLLVLFFLAIFLKPRLAFWVAFGLPIAFLGMFIFAGFAGVTINVLSLFGMIIVIGILVDDGIVIAENIYYHHEQGKSPIEAAVMGTREVLPAIVSAILTTLVAFSTFFFLEGRIGEFFGEVAMIVILTLSVSLVEALIILPSHVAHSRALSKDQKTYVFNKYADQGMNWFRDKVYVPFLTFFLHHKVLGFGIPIFLLALTFGSMNAGIIRSTFFPQIASDRVTIELVMPQGTHESITDSISTAIEQIAWEVGKTFNDRQEKDAIESIVRRLGPGASKATIDINLLPGEERHFPSFEMSTAVGDKVGPIHSAESVVYGSGGNFGGSPISISLLSDNIEELKAAKVMLKEYMKENPLLKDIQDNDPQGIKEIKITLKDRAYAMGFRLSDVINQVRYGFFGFQAQRFQRRRDEIKVWVRYDENERSSIKNLDDMRIVSPSGARVPLSEIVNYEIERGEISINHLDGKREIRVDADLKDPKNSATEIMATIKEKMLPEMKVKFPHVTPIFEGQNREANKTTSSAGKVIPIILFSIFVIIAFTFRSFSQPLLLLLMIPFSMIGVAWGHWIHDFPINILSFLGIIALIGIVVNDGLVLIGKMNSNLKEGMKYNDAIIEAGKSRFRAIFLTSITTVAGLAPLIFETSRQAQFLIPMAIAIAYGIVMATILTLVMLPLMLSTGNAIKVYTLWLWEGKKPTSEEVERAVKELEVENGEHDHE is encoded by the coding sequence ATGCAAAAAATAATTGACCATTTCATCAAATACCCTGTAGCGGGGTGGGTGATTGTAATCGCCTTTGTATTCCTTGGGTTGACGGGTTTGTTCAACATGAAATCTTCTTTCTTTCCGCTGGTAGAGAGTCGCAACATCACTATTACTGTAAACTATCCTGGCGCCTCTCCACAAGAAATGGAGGAAGGGATCGTACTCAAAATAGAAGACAACATCAGAGGATTGGTAGGAATTGATCGTTTCACCTCTACCTCATCTGAAAACAGCGCCTCGATCCTGATTGAGGTCATCAAAGGCTATGACATAGACGCTGTATTGGCTGATGTCAAAAATGCAGTAGATCGAATTCCGTCTTTTCCAGTAGGTATGGAACCTGCGGTGGTATCCAAGGGGATTTTCATTACAGAAGCAGTCTCTATGACTCTCAGTGGAGAAAATGTACCCTTGACCTCTCTAAAATCCATAGCCAGAGACATCGAAACAGATCTAAAAAACACTGAAGGTATCTCACAGGTAGAAGTCATGGGATATCCTGAAGAAGAGATAGAAATAGCCTTGAGCGAAGACAAACTCAGAGCCTACGATCTGACCTTCGAAGAAGTAGCCAGAGCGGTCTCTAGCACCAATATTCTGGTCACTGGTGGTACCATCAAAACATCAACTGAAGAATACCTAATCCGAGTCAGCAACCGGGTTTACCACGGAGATGAACTAGATCATTTGATTGTAAAAGCCAGTGAAAATGGTGACGTGATTCGACTCAGCGACATTGCAGATGTCAAAGACCGATGGTCAGAGACCCCAGACAGGTTGTATTTCAATGGCAAACAAGCAGTTAGAATCCGTGTCAATGCTACCATCTCTGAGGATTTGATAGATGCTGCTACCAAGACCAAAGCCTACATCACGGAATTCAATGCGACCAACGACAATGTCAAAATCGACATTACGAGAGATTCATCAACTACGGTACTACAAAGATCGCAACTGCTGTTTGAGAATGGTATCGTCGGTATGTTGCTGGTGCTATTCTTTCTAGCGATATTTTTGAAACCAAGATTGGCGTTTTGGGTGGCATTTGGTTTGCCGATTGCCTTTTTGGGTATGTTCATCTTTGCGGGATTTGCAGGCGTCACGATCAACGTACTCTCGCTTTTTGGGATGATCATCGTGATTGGTATTTTGGTCGATGATGGTATCGTCATCGCTGAAAACATTTACTATCACCATGAACAAGGCAAAAGCCCCATAGAAGCGGCAGTCATGGGCACCAGAGAGGTGCTACCAGCCATCGTTTCTGCGATATTGACCACTCTTGTTGCGTTTTCTACTTTCTTTTTCTTAGAGGGTCGCATTGGAGAGTTCTTTGGAGAGGTGGCCATGATTGTGATTTTGACCTTGAGTGTATCGTTGGTTGAAGCCCTAATTATTCTGCCTTCTCACGTCGCTCACTCTAGGGCGCTATCCAAAGATCAGAAGACCTATGTATTTAACAAATATGCTGACCAAGGCATGAACTGGTTCAGAGACAAAGTTTATGTCCCATTTTTGACCTTCTTTTTGCATCACAAAGTACTTGGTTTTGGGATTCCAATATTCCTACTTGCTCTCACCTTTGGATCCATGAATGCAGGCATCATACGTTCAACATTCTTCCCCCAAATAGCCAGTGATAGAGTAACTATCGAGCTGGTGATGCCACAGGGAACGCACGAATCCATCACAGATTCGATCAGCACAGCCATTGAGCAAATCGCTTGGGAAGTTGGCAAAACTTTCAACGATAGACAAGAAAAAGATGCCATCGAAAGTATCGTCAGAAGATTAGGCCCAGGCGCATCCAAAGCTACGATTGACATCAATTTGCTACCAGGAGAAGAGCGACATTTCCCGTCATTCGAAATGTCAACTGCCGTTGGTGACAAAGTAGGACCAATACACAGTGCTGAAAGTGTTGTTTACGGTTCGGGAGGAAATTTTGGTGGCTCCCCTATCTCCATATCGCTACTCAGTGACAACATCGAAGAGTTGAAAGCAGCCAAGGTGATGCTGAAAGAATACATGAAAGAAAATCCTTTGCTCAAGGACATTCAAGACAACGATCCTCAGGGAATCAAGGAGATCAAAATTACGCTTAAAGACAGAGCCTATGCTATGGGGTTCAGGTTGAGCGATGTGATCAATCAGGTACGGTATGGATTCTTTGGGTTTCAAGCGCAGCGTTTCCAGCGTAGACGCGATGAAATCAAAGTATGGGTTCGCTATGACGAAAATGAGCGGTCTTCTATCAAAAATCTGGACGACATGCGGATTGTTAGTCCTAGTGGAGCACGAGTGCCATTGAGTGAAATCGTCAATTATGAAATTGAAAGAGGGGAAATATCTATCAATCATCTCGATGGAAAACGTGAAATCAGAGTCGATGCAGATTTGAAAGACCCCAAAAATTCAGCCACAGAAATCATGGCGACAATCAAGGAAAAAATGCTACCAGAAATGAAGGTAAAATTCCCTCATGTCACGCCCATTTTTGAGGGACAAAACCGGGAAGCCAACAAGACCACAAGTTCTGCTGGTAAAGTCATCCCAATCATTCTCTTCTCAATTTTCGTGATTATCGCCTTTACTTTCCGATCATTTAGCCAACCCTTGTTGCTCCTTCTCATGATTCCATTTAGCATGATTGGCGTAGCATGGGGGCATTGGATTCATGATTTTCCGATCAATATCTTGTCATTCTTGGGTATCATCGCCCTGATTGGTATTGTCGTCAATGATGGTCTGGTATTGATTGGCAAGATGAATAGCAACCTCAAAGAAGGTATGAAATACAATGATGCCATCATAGAAGCAGGAAAATCGAGGTTCAGAGCCATTTTCCTTACTTCCATTACCACAGTGGCAGGTCTGGCACCCTTGATCTTTGAGACTAGTCGTCAGGCTCAGTTCCTCATACCTATGGCGATCGCAATCGCCTATGGAATTGTCATGGCTACTATCCTGACCTTGGTCATGTTGCCACTCATGTTGTCCACAGGCAACGCCATCAAGGTCTATACACTGTGGTTATGGGAAGGCAAAAAACCAACTTCCGAAGAGGTAGAAAGAGCAGTAAAAGAACTAGAAGTAGAAAATGGTGAACACGATCATGAATAA
- a CDS encoding peptidase U32 family protein: protein MKKKVEILAPAKNLYQGMAAINAGADAVYIGAPQFGARTNATNSVEDIAELVRYAHLFKAQVFVVLNTILYDKELETCRKLIFELYEIGVDALIVQDMAIMEMDIPPIVIHASTQANNRDPKHVKFLKDAGMKRVVLARELNLDQIREISEATDVELEFFVSGALCVSFSGNCYMSIAGGERSANRGSCAQNCRLPYNLIDGTGKTLIANSHLLSIKDLDLSDQLPNLIEAGITSFKIEGRLKDIVYVKNNVSFLRKKLDSFLEGNEKFEKASSGRTFYNFDAEMDRSFNRGYTDYFVNKRTEKIGSWETPKSQGQVIGRLVEVKGNGYVIENAYKLNNGDGLYFINENGEADGVQINTIIDDLVIPNTFKPIKPGTLISRNADAAFNKLVEREDSAIRKIGVTLVLDETSNGFQLTAVDEDGHASTWSIESEKEVTKNGESIIDNIKKNLSKTGNTPFIADKIEINFSNHWFLPISKINEMRRVVLEQLIDVRVNEYHREEYQITKTDHPYPVSQLDFTYNVSNKLARAFYKRHGVTEIEKAFELQWDPGKSRVMTTKYCVKYELGKCPRFQRETMGEKVVEPLVLKHGENEYKLKFNCKPCEMEIWEKDAELVFDEDEF from the coding sequence ATGAAGAAGAAAGTTGAAATCCTCGCTCCTGCCAAGAATCTGTATCAAGGCATGGCAGCCATCAACGCGGGTGCTGATGCTGTGTACATTGGTGCGCCTCAATTTGGTGCCCGAACCAATGCAACCAATTCAGTCGAAGACATCGCAGAATTGGTGAGATACGCACATTTGTTTAAGGCGCAGGTATTCGTGGTACTCAACACGATTTTGTACGACAAGGAATTAGAAACTTGCAGAAAACTGATCTTTGAATTGTATGAGATTGGCGTAGATGCCCTGATCGTCCAAGACATGGCCATCATGGAGATGGACATCCCTCCTATTGTAATCCATGCAAGCACACAAGCCAACAACCGTGACCCAAAACATGTCAAATTCCTGAAAGATGCAGGAATGAAACGGGTGGTATTGGCAAGAGAACTGAACCTCGATCAAATCAGAGAAATCAGTGAGGCTACCGATGTAGAATTGGAGTTTTTCGTGTCAGGCGCACTGTGTGTGTCGTTTAGTGGCAATTGCTACATGAGCATCGCGGGTGGTGAGCGCTCTGCCAACCGAGGATCTTGTGCACAAAACTGCAGATTGCCCTACAACCTGATCGATGGTACAGGCAAAACATTGATTGCCAACAGTCATTTGCTTTCTATCAAGGATTTGGATCTCAGTGATCAGTTACCAAATCTAATCGAGGCAGGGATCACTTCGTTCAAAATAGAAGGAAGACTCAAAGACATCGTTTATGTCAAAAACAATGTATCCTTTCTCAGAAAAAAACTTGACAGCTTCCTAGAGGGGAACGAAAAATTCGAGAAGGCATCCTCTGGCAGAACCTTTTATAACTTTGACGCAGAAATGGATCGCAGCTTCAACAGAGGCTACACAGACTACTTCGTCAACAAGCGTACAGAAAAAATCGGGTCATGGGAAACACCTAAATCTCAAGGACAAGTGATAGGCAGATTGGTGGAAGTCAAAGGCAACGGCTATGTCATCGAAAATGCCTACAAGCTCAACAATGGCGATGGCTTATATTTCATCAATGAAAATGGAGAGGCCGATGGGGTACAAATCAACACCATCATCGACGACTTGGTCATTCCCAACACCTTCAAACCCATCAAACCAGGTACATTGATCTCTCGAAATGCCGATGCTGCATTCAACAAGTTGGTAGAAAGAGAAGATAGTGCGATCAGAAAAATTGGCGTAACGCTTGTCCTTGATGAAACAAGCAATGGCTTCCAATTGACTGCCGTCGACGAAGATGGTCATGCCAGCACTTGGTCTATTGAATCAGAAAAGGAAGTCACCAAAAACGGTGAATCCATCATCGATAACATCAAGAAAAACTTATCTAAAACAGGCAACACACCATTCATTGCTGATAAGATCGAGATCAATTTCTCAAACCACTGGTTTCTACCCATATCCAAAATCAACGAAATGCGCCGAGTGGTTCTAGAGCAATTGATAGATGTGCGTGTCAACGAATACCATAGAGAAGAATACCAAATCACCAAAACCGATCACCCCTACCCAGTCTCACAACTGGACTTCACCTACAATGTGTCCAACAAACTTGCTAGAGCATTTTACAAACGACACGGAGTGACAGAGATCGAAAAGGCATTTGAACTGCAATGGGATCCAGGAAAATCTCGTGTGATGACCACCAAATACTGTGTCAAATACGAACTCGGAAAATGCCCGAGATTCCAGCGAGAAACCATGGGCGAAAAAGTAGTCGAACCGCTAGTCTTGAAACATGGCGAAAACGAGTACAAATTGAAGTTCAACTGCAAGCCTTGCGAAATGGAAATTTGGGAAAAAGACGCTGAATTGGTATTTGATGAAGATGAATTTTAG
- a CDS encoding DMT family transporter — protein MHWFILIVAGLFEVAFASCLGKAKETTGVEVYWWYAGFLLSLSISMLLLIKATENLPIGTAYAVWTGIGAVGTVLMGIFLFKDPASFWRIFFIITLIGSILGLKLVSH, from the coding sequence ATGCATTGGTTCATCCTGATAGTCGCTGGATTGTTTGAGGTAGCTTTTGCCTCTTGTTTGGGCAAAGCCAAAGAAACTACAGGAGTAGAAGTATATTGGTGGTATGCTGGCTTTTTGCTTTCACTTAGTATCAGCATGCTATTGTTAATCAAAGCCACCGAAAACCTACCCATAGGTACAGCTTATGCTGTATGGACAGGTATAGGTGCCGTAGGGACTGTTTTGATGGGCATTTTTTTATTCAAAGACCCAGCTAGTTTCTGGCGCATTTTCTTCATCATCACCTTGATTGGTTCCATCTTGGGACTAAAACTGGTTTCTCACTGA
- a CDS encoding zinc dependent phospholipase C family protein codes for MKTIRILAIAIFVLIVGEVVSKSSVIWGFHAHRKINRLAVFTLPPDLIDLYKRHIVYITENAVNPDERRYAIKEEAPRHYIDLDVYGEHVFEILPHRWDSAVAIYTEDTLQAYGIVPWHISLMKWQLTKAFEEHNLEKILRYSADIGHYIADANVPLHTTQNYNGQLTDQHGIHGFWESRLPELWDGDYNFFVGRAVYVDQVSEYVWAGVKQAHLAVDSVLLFEKQLSESFSSSKKYSYEERGNTTVRVYSKKYSQAYHQSLNGMVERQMRASIKMVGDIWYTCWVDAGQPDVSDLLHLDLNDQQKKELKQEKESWKNRNIKSREHN; via the coding sequence ATGAAGACCATTCGCATTTTGGCCATTGCTATTTTTGTATTGATAGTTGGTGAGGTTGTATCCAAGTCTTCAGTCATTTGGGGATTCCATGCACATCGAAAAATCAACCGCTTGGCGGTATTTACTTTGCCTCCAGACCTCATTGATTTGTACAAAAGACACATTGTTTATATCACAGAAAATGCCGTCAATCCTGACGAAAGGCGCTACGCGATCAAAGAAGAAGCACCTCGACACTACATAGATTTGGATGTGTATGGCGAGCATGTATTTGAAATATTGCCACATCGCTGGGACAGTGCGGTAGCTATCTACACAGAAGATACGTTGCAGGCCTATGGGATAGTACCTTGGCATATTTCTTTGATGAAATGGCAGTTGACCAAGGCATTTGAGGAACATAACTTGGAAAAAATACTGAGGTACTCAGCAGACATTGGACACTATATAGCTGATGCGAATGTACCGCTTCATACCACCCAAAATTACAATGGGCAATTGACAGATCAGCATGGAATCCATGGATTTTGGGAATCAAGATTGCCTGAGCTTTGGGATGGAGATTATAATTTTTTTGTGGGTAGAGCAGTCTATGTAGATCAGGTCAGTGAGTATGTGTGGGCAGGAGTGAAGCAGGCACATTTGGCAGTTGATTCGGTGTTGTTGTTTGAAAAACAGCTTTCGGAGAGTTTTTCGAGTAGTAAAAAATACAGTTATGAAGAGAGGGGTAACACCACGGTGAGGGTATATTCGAAAAAATACTCACAAGCCTATCATCAGAGTCTAAATGGAATGGTAGAACGTCAGATGAGAGCCAGTATCAAAATGGTGGGGGATATATGGTACACTTGCTGGGTAGATGCAGGTCAACCTGATGTCTCTGATCTTTTGCATCTTGATCTAAATGATCAGCAAAAGAAGGAGCTGAAACAAGAAAAAGAATCTTGGAAGAACAGAAATATCAAAAGCAGAGAGCATAATTAA